A single genomic interval of Monodelphis domestica isolate mMonDom1 chromosome X, mMonDom1.pri, whole genome shotgun sequence harbors:
- the FAM3A gene encoding protein FAM3A isoform X2, which yields MRVAGPLRIVVLILTAGLTWILGSILLGSHGSSFSRIQQLFSNPENAVTTAERAFSLWSVQPSPEASHPAGHDKPRARKYKCGLPQPCPEQHLAFRVVSGAANVIGPKICLEDKMLMSSVKDNVGRGLNIALVNGVNGELLEARSFDMWAGDVNDLLKFIRPLHEGTLVFVASYDDPATKMNEETRKIFSELGSSNAKELAFRDSWVFVGAKGVQDKSPFEQHVKNSKSTNKYEGWPEALELEGCIPQRTVGAQ from the exons ATGAGGGTGGCAG GCCCTCTGCGCATTGTGGTGCTGATCTTGACTGCAGGCCTCACCTGGATCTTGGGCAGCATTCTCCTGGGGTCCCATGGGAGCAGCTTCTCTCGGATCCAACAACTCTTCAGCA ATCCCGAGAATGCAGTGACAACAG CAGAAAGGGCCTTCTCCCTGTGGTCTGTCCAGCCCAGTCCTGAGGCCAGCCACCCTGCCGGGCATGACA AGCCCCGGGCCAGGAAATACAAATGTGGCTTACCCCAGCCGTGTCCTGAACAGCACTTGGCCTTCCGTGTGGTCAGTGGGGCTGCCAATGTCATCGGACCCAAGATCTGCCTAGAGGATAAGAT GCTGATGAGCAGCGTCAAAGACAATGTTGGACGTGGGCTGAACATTGCCTTGGTGAATG GAGTGAACGGGGAACTCCTCGAGGCCAGATCCTTCGACATGTGGGCCGGAG ACGTTAATGATTTGCTGAAGTTCATCCGGCCGCTCCATGAGGGGACGCTGGTATTTGTGGCTTCCTATGATGATCCAGCCACCAA gATGAACGAGGAGACCAGGAAAATCTTCAGTGAGCTAGGCAGCTCAAATGCTAAGGAACTGGCCTTCCGGGACAGCTGGGTGTTTGTTGGGGCCAAAGGAGTTCAGGACAAGAGCCCCTTTGAGCAG CATGTGAAGAATAGCAAGAGCACCAACAAGTATGAGGGCTGGCCCGAGGCCTTGGAGCTTGAAGGCTGCATCCCTCAAAGGACCGTGGGCGCCCAGTGA
- the FAM3A gene encoding protein FAM3A isoform X3 yields the protein MRVAGPLRIVVLILTAGLTWILGSILLGSHGSSFSRIQQLFSNPENAVTTEPRARKYKCGLPQPCPEQHLAFRVVSGAANVIGPKICLEDKMLMSSVKDNVGRGLNIALVNGVNGELLEARSFDMWAGDVNDLLKFIRPLHEGTLVFVASYDDPATKMNEETRKIFSELGSSNAKELAFRDSWVFVGAKGVQDKSPFEQHVKNSKSTNKYEGWPEALELEGCIPQRTVGAQ from the exons ATGAGGGTGGCAG GCCCTCTGCGCATTGTGGTGCTGATCTTGACTGCAGGCCTCACCTGGATCTTGGGCAGCATTCTCCTGGGGTCCCATGGGAGCAGCTTCTCTCGGATCCAACAACTCTTCAGCA ATCCCGAGAATGCAGTGACAACAG AGCCCCGGGCCAGGAAATACAAATGTGGCTTACCCCAGCCGTGTCCTGAACAGCACTTGGCCTTCCGTGTGGTCAGTGGGGCTGCCAATGTCATCGGACCCAAGATCTGCCTAGAGGATAAGAT GCTGATGAGCAGCGTCAAAGACAATGTTGGACGTGGGCTGAACATTGCCTTGGTGAATG GAGTGAACGGGGAACTCCTCGAGGCCAGATCCTTCGACATGTGGGCCGGAG ACGTTAATGATTTGCTGAAGTTCATCCGGCCGCTCCATGAGGGGACGCTGGTATTTGTGGCTTCCTATGATGATCCAGCCACCAA gATGAACGAGGAGACCAGGAAAATCTTCAGTGAGCTAGGCAGCTCAAATGCTAAGGAACTGGCCTTCCGGGACAGCTGGGTGTTTGTTGGGGCCAAAGGAGTTCAGGACAAGAGCCCCTTTGAGCAG CATGTGAAGAATAGCAAGAGCACCAACAAGTATGAGGGCTGGCCCGAGGCCTTGGAGCTTGAAGGCTGCATCCCTCAAAGGACCGTGGGCGCCCAGTGA
- the FAM3A gene encoding protein FAM3A isoform X1, producing the protein MRVAGPLRIVVLILTAGLTWILGSILLGSHGSSFSRIQQLFSNPENAVTTVAERAFSLWSVQPSPEASHPAGHDKPRARKYKCGLPQPCPEQHLAFRVVSGAANVIGPKICLEDKMLMSSVKDNVGRGLNIALVNGVNGELLEARSFDMWAGDVNDLLKFIRPLHEGTLVFVASYDDPATKMNEETRKIFSELGSSNAKELAFRDSWVFVGAKGVQDKSPFEQHVKNSKSTNKYEGWPEALELEGCIPQRTVGAQ; encoded by the exons ATGAGGGTGGCAG GCCCTCTGCGCATTGTGGTGCTGATCTTGACTGCAGGCCTCACCTGGATCTTGGGCAGCATTCTCCTGGGGTCCCATGGGAGCAGCTTCTCTCGGATCCAACAACTCTTCAGCA ATCCCGAGAATGCAGTGACAACAG TAGCAGAAAGGGCCTTCTCCCTGTGGTCTGTCCAGCCCAGTCCTGAGGCCAGCCACCCTGCCGGGCATGACA AGCCCCGGGCCAGGAAATACAAATGTGGCTTACCCCAGCCGTGTCCTGAACAGCACTTGGCCTTCCGTGTGGTCAGTGGGGCTGCCAATGTCATCGGACCCAAGATCTGCCTAGAGGATAAGAT GCTGATGAGCAGCGTCAAAGACAATGTTGGACGTGGGCTGAACATTGCCTTGGTGAATG GAGTGAACGGGGAACTCCTCGAGGCCAGATCCTTCGACATGTGGGCCGGAG ACGTTAATGATTTGCTGAAGTTCATCCGGCCGCTCCATGAGGGGACGCTGGTATTTGTGGCTTCCTATGATGATCCAGCCACCAA gATGAACGAGGAGACCAGGAAAATCTTCAGTGAGCTAGGCAGCTCAAATGCTAAGGAACTGGCCTTCCGGGACAGCTGGGTGTTTGTTGGGGCCAAAGGAGTTCAGGACAAGAGCCCCTTTGAGCAG CATGTGAAGAATAGCAAGAGCACCAACAAGTATGAGGGCTGGCCCGAGGCCTTGGAGCTTGAAGGCTGCATCCCTCAAAGGACCGTGGGCGCCCAGTGA